DNA sequence from the Bacteroidales bacterium genome:
CACAAACCAACAGTTGCTTACCGAGACGATGCCAATGTTTGTGGGAGCCGGTAGCAATACCACCTTCACACTCGATAAGTTGTTGCAGTCCGGAAAGCCCGGCTCAACGGCAATGCACCACCAGCTTACACTTGAATTTACCTCCAACCCGGTGTGGTATGCTGTGCAGGCCCTTCCATATTTGTCAGAACCTAATTACCGCAGCGCCGAAGCCCTTTTCAATCAATATTATGCGAATCAGATGGCAATGCATATCATTAACAACAATCCTGAAATTGAGCGTGTATTTGAGGTGTGGCGTAAAACAGATCCTAATGCATTGCTCTCCAATCTTGAAAAGAACCAGGATCTGAAAAGCATTGTGATAGAAGAAACTCCCTGGCTGAATGATGCCCTGGGCGAATCAGAAAGAAAAAGACAGATTTCCGCGTTGTTCGAACGCAACCATATTGAGAGTGAATTGCAAAAAAGCCTGAAGGCCCTGCTTGAAATGCAACTGAGCAACGGCGGCTGGCCCTGGATGCCCGGCATGCACGACAGCCGCCATATTACCCAACAAATTGTAGCAGGCTTTGGAAGGTTGCAAGCAATCGTAACATTAAAGATTGAAGAAAATCCGGAATTGCTAAAACGCTTGCAGCAAGCAGTTCAATACCTTGATGAGCGTATGGAAGAAGAATACAGGAAAATAAAAAATCCTGAAGATCCAAAGCTAAATGCTTTGAATGCTGGAGTAATCCAATACCTCTGGGCAAGGAGTTACTGGGCCGGCAATTTCGCTATGACCCCAAAGTTTCAGGAAGGATTTAGTTTCTGGAAAGCCCAGGCAGAAAAGCATTGGACTGGTCAGAACCTATACTTACAGGGAATGATTGCCCTGGCACTGCATCGCATTGGTGAAGGAACTGTTCAGCAAGGCATCATGCGATCCATTGAAGACAGGTCGTTGGTAAGTAATGAAATGGGAAAATACTGGAGAGATTTGCGTCAGGGTTATTACTGGTACCAGGCACCCATCGAAACGCAAGCGCTTTTAGTGGAAGCTTATGCTATAATAAATAAGGATATGGCTTCGGTTGAGAAAATGCAACAGTGGCTTATTACACAAAAACGCACACAGGCCTGGAAATCGAACCGTGCCACTGCCGAAGCCATTTATGCCATTTTGATGCGTGGCACCCAAACACTGGCAACTAACCGCGACCTCAGCATTAAGATAGGTAATCTGACCATCAATCCATCCAACGATCCCGCCATCCGTGAAGAAGCTGGTTCGGGCTATTTCAGGATTTCGTGGTACAGGGATGAGATAAGTCCGGACATGGCAAAGATTACCGTTAACAATGCCGGAAACACAATTGCCTGGGGCGGTTTGTACTGGCAGTATTTTGAGCAACTGGATCGCATTACACCTCATGAAACGCCGCTGAAGCTCAGCCGCAGCATTATGCGTGAAGTACTGACGCCATCTGGCCCAATGCTGGAAACTGTTACAACTGAAAAACCCCTGAAAGTAGGTGATAAAATGATCATGCGAATTGAATTGCGCGTGGATCGTGACCTTGAGTACGTTCACATGAAAGACCTGCGTGCTCCAGCCTTCGAACCCATAGAACAAATTTCCGGGTATAAATACCAGGGCGGACTTGGGTATTACGAGAGCCCGCGCGATGTAGCTACGCACTTCTTCTTTCAATATCTGCCAAAGGGAACATGGGTATTTGAATACCCGGTGGTGGTTTCGCAAACCGGCGATTTCTCCTCCGGAATCACAACTATACAATGTTTGTATGCACCTGAATTTACGGCACACAGCGAAGGCATCAGGATAATGATTGATTAGAATTTCCTCGTAGAGACGCGATGCATCGCGTCTCACAATGACGAATTTTGTCATCCTGAACGAAGTGAAGGATCTCTCTACGTAATTGTAAATAAGATTCTTCGCTTCGCTCAGAATGACATAAATTGTAGAATAAGAGGATTTTGAGGCAACCTCGTCTCTACAGAATGCCTATCTGAATATTAAAATCCGCGTAGAGGATTGGCCCTGATCGCTATATACAACCAGGTTGTAAATGCCCTGTGAAAGCTGGCTCAAATCCAATGAATAACTGAAATGACCATTTTCGATGGCAATGGGTTCGGAATACACCGTTTCACCCAATGAATTGCTGACAAAAATAAACCCGTCTGTTTTTACCCTGCTGTCGAAGGCAATGATAAACCTTCCCTCAGAAGGATTCGGGAAAACCCTCATGTTGAGCAAATTGATTTCTGCTATACCCACCGAATTGAACAATTCAATTTCCAACTCCTGCGACACTTCACTTTGTCCGCAATGGTTTATAGCAATGACTTTCAAAGTGGCATTGCCAAGGAAATCAGTATTCCATGCAATTGTTGCCTGAACTCCATCCGCGCTTAACGCACCGGCTTCTTCGGGTTCTAACACCCATTCGTAATGATCTGCATTTGTGATGCTTTCGATTTGATAAGAACTTTGAGTGATCTTGTGAAGGTCAACAGAAGCGGGTCCTGCGGGAGTGGCTGGCTGGACAGGCAATTCTTCAATTGTTAGAAGCAAAACATCTGTTACGCTTTCCTCTCCGTCAGAAACTGTAAGTGTGAGAGTCACCTGGCCGATCTCAATATCTTCCAGCCCCGGTGTGTAAACCGGATTCAGAATATTTGGATCGCTAAATGAACCGTTTCCGCTGCTTGTCCATTCAATGCTGCTAAAGTTGCTGGCGTATGCCTGTAATTGAAGGATAAGGTTCTCGCAAATAGTGGCATTAATACCTGCCCAGGCAGTTGTAACAGGAGACAGTGGAAAAGAAACCACATCAATCCATGCGGCATCTTCTCCTGAAGAGATGGTTGTATTTTTTTTGTACATCCAGGCAAAACTATTTGAACCGGCGCTTACAGGGTAAGTAACTTTGTCCCAGTCAACTTCACCGGACCATTCTCCCATTAGTTGCCAGTTAATGTAAAAGCGAAGGAAGTCGTTGGTCGGTTCGCTCGAAACACGCCTGTAGAAAGATACGGAATCATCTGCGCTGACATCGTAATTCAGCAGGATAACTGACATTTGATCATGATCAATATCGCCCGACTTTGCACTGAAAGAACCCTGGTAGGGATCCGCAGGTGTTACCACCCACGGTTGATGGCCGACAAAATCCCAGTTATAATTGCTGAAGTTGCCGGCTTCAAAACCTTCTACTTCCAGCCCAACCCTCATGAAGAATGTTCTGGTGAAGATGTAACTGCCATATTGCACATTGCAAACCATTTCAATTACTGAACCAATAGGAGCAAAGTCCTTCACTTCTGCATCAAAAAGTACTGTTTGAAAGCTTGAAGGAGGCATGGTTTCAAATGGGAAATGACTATTATGGATCGTTAAAAACGGACTGCTCACTGTTATTGTAAGCTCCGGATTAATGGCATCCATTTGCCCGTTGCTGAAAATATCAAAGCTCATTCCAACCAATTCTACCGGATCAAGTTGCCCGTTTCCATTACCAGCGCTGTCGTCAATGAGCATGGAACCAATCACCATATTTGGGGCATGTGCCATGATCGAGAATGAATTTTTCCAGACCAGGTTTCCGTCAGTACTTTCAACCTTAAAAACCATCACATAACCTCCCGGAATCTGACCCGAAGTGTTGAATGAAACCGCATCAGCAATTTCAATAGTTTCTCCCGGTTCAAAAGATCCGAAACTTACAGTATCGCTCACCATGCTTACATAAGGGGATTCTGTAGTAATCGTTGTTTCAACATTTTCAAATCCAAGCCCTGAATCATTTACAAGGGTAAGACTCAGCTTTATGAATTCCTGTGGGTTTACGAACCCGTTGTTATTGCCTTCATCATCGTTAACACCGTGAGAAACATACACAGGCCCTGCAAAGTTGGTTTGAATGATGGCTGCAAGAGCATCAACCCTTCCGGCTCCAAAGGTGTTACTTTTAAGTGGGGTCATAGCCAAAGCGGTTTCTTCCAGCACCTGGCTGAGTTGTGCCGGTTTCAGCCAGGGATTTTTTGAGAGCACTAAGGCCATAACTCCTGCCGCGCCGGGAGCAGCCATTGATGTTCCGCTCATTACTGCATAACCCGAAGTGTTTGAGTGCGAGAGTGATTTCACATTCACTCCGGGAGCGGTTACATCAGGAGTGATCAGGCCTGAGCCCGGATTATAGGGATAATCGCTATAAGGTTGGATGTTTTGCCATGTTACCGGTCCCCGGCTTGAAAAAGCTGCAAGGTCATCTGATGCATCAGTTGCACCAATTGTAACAACGGCTGAACGACCTCCTGTATCAGGCTGATCCGGATTGCGCCAGGGCGCAGGAACATCGCCCGGAGTGCGCACATTTGACGGGGCTGAACCACCTCCTTCGTTTCCTGATGCTACTGAAGCAATTACACCCGCAGCCAGCGCATTGTCCATGGCATCACGCCAGCTTGCCCTGTCGGGGTTCCAGGCATGTTGCCAACCCAGCGATAAGCTCATCACATTTGCACCGTGTTCAACGGCAAACTGTATCCCGTCCCACACACCTGCTTCAGTTCCTCCGCCATCGGATCCGAGCACCTGAAGCGCCATGATTTTTACCGAAGGGGCCATTCCTGTTTGCGAACCGGCATTGCCATTGCCTGCCACGGTTCCGGCACAGTGGGTGCCATGTCCGTGATAGTCCATTGGATTGTTGGTGTTGTTTATAAAGTTCCAGCCATGGAGGGGAAAATCGGCATGGGACCACATGTTCCCTTCCAGATCGTCATGATCATAGTTCACTCCGGTATCCAGCACAGCCACCACAATGCCTTCGCCTGTGAAGCCCAAGCTCCAAACCTGTGGTACATTCATGATGTTGACATTGTATGTGATCTCTTTCGAACCAACATATTCAAGCTCAGTGATTTCAACAGGATCAATCAGAATGCGTTCTTCATCCAGATCTATTCGTTCAATATCGGAACGGTTGGCAAGCTGCGTGATTGCTTCCGGAGTTGCGTAACAGTTGATCACATTGGCGATCCAAAGCGGTTTTACCTGGATGACTTCACCTGTCTTGCTCAAAGCATCAAGTTCCTTCAACAGACCTTCCTGCGATGCGTTCGCAAAGGATTTCAGTTCAGTTACGATATATGAGCGGACTTGTGCCTGGTTCAGATGCTGAAGGATATCTTGTTTTGATGTAGGATCATATTGTTCTACAAGCCGGATGTTTATGGGTAACAACTCAGATTTGTGGGTTTTGCTTATCTCTGAAACCAAATCAGGAGTCAGCTTATTTTGTGCAACTGCTGTTGTTGCAACCTGCGCTACAAGCAATACAACCAGCAAAAGGGTCAGTTTATTTTTCATTAAATTCTGATTAGCATTGTGATGTTGAGAAAGAAAGCAAAAGTAGGCAAAAGGACTCACAATAAACTGAATTAACGTTTCTGCGACAGGTTGGACTTTTGTGACCTTGTGTCCACTCCGGAAAGAAATTTGAACCACATAGACACATAGCTCACATAGACGGCACATAGTATAAAACGCTGATTAAAAACTATGTGAAGACTATGTTTCTATTGTGTCTATGTGGTAAAAAACGGTTTTGTTATATTTTTGGAACAGGCTCAACCTTACAACCCCAACTTCCCCCTTATTTTCCTTGACATGGCATTCTTGTTCACCATGAGAGAAATGGTTTTGTAACGGACAAATGTTTCGGAAGCATAAAGGTATCCGCCATAAGGGTTGTTATCGGTTCCCCATGAGTTTTTAACAATGTAATACTTGTTGCCATTTTGGTCTCTTGCGGTACCAATAATATGCATGGCATGATCGTCGGTAGTCGTGAAATTATCGAATCCGGTTTGGCGGTCTTCCTGCGTGATTTTCTTTTCCTGTATAGGTTCCTTGAAGCTGTAAAGCATATCATCTTTCTCCTTTTGTGTTAGCTTCTCCCATCGTCCGCGTTCCATTCCGTCAAGCACTCCGGGATCAGTTTCGGGAACAATGGCAACACCATTGCGGTGCGAGAACCCTTTTTCACTGATATCGCTGGCCCACACAACAGTATATCCGTTGGCAAGTGCGCCGTCAATCACCTCCATAAGCTCATCAACAGGAAGATTCCAGGCTTTTTCCCAGTTCCAGTTGTCGGGCACCTCCAGGATGAAATCTGTATAGAACGGGTGATGAGTGAATGAAGTTAACTGCACAAAATCATCGGCTTTTACTCCCAGCATTTCAGCAAAACTTTTTGGGGTATAGGTTTTTCCTTTAAATGTAAATTCTTCAGGGTAAGAACCAAGATAGGCATCCAGTAAGCCGTTGAACCCATCTTTCCAAACCGGTGTAAGTTTGCGGTTTGGGTTCTTGATCACGGCATCTACGTAAGCCTTCAAAACGGCGTCCATCTCACCATGCACATGGTTTTCCTCACCAATTACCTTGCCTGCGTAGGCTTCTTCCGAAACCACGCCAAAGTTGGCCATCACCCAGAATGGATCAGGCAATGCGCCACCTGCTGCAAAATTTAAACTCCCGTTTAATCTCACGTATCGTTCTGCTTTTGCAGTATAGGTATGTCTGACCACAAACATTTCGGAAAGTGGAATTTCACCAATTCCCATGCGGAGTAATTCTGATTCAATAAGGGCATGTGTTCCGAAGCTCCAGCAAGTACCGGAACGGAATTGATTTTTTACAGGAGTTGCAGGCAAGCGGATCTCATCAGTAAAAACATAGCCTTTATTCTTTTCCGTAGCCGTGTCTTCCTGGGCCAAAGCCTGGGTAGTTGAAAATACCAGCGCGAGCAAAAGAGCTGTAATTAAATGTGTTCTAAGCATGGCAAAAAGTTTTAAAAGTGAATAATGATGTGTTACGTTGGCGCAAAGGTAGTAAATAGGTAATTTCGCAGGCTCAAATTTAAAGCAATACAGCATGTTACGAACACATACCTGCGGAGAACTTAGAATAACTGATGTAGGAACCAAAGTCAGCCTGTGCGGGTGGGTGCAACGTTCCCGCGATTTTGGCGGGATGACCTTTTTAGATCTGCGCGACCGATACGGAATTACCCAATTGGTTTTCAATATGGAAACCAATGCATCACTTTGTATAAAAGCCCGTGAACTGGGCCGTGAATTTGTGATCACAGTCAATGGCGTGGTGGCTGAACGCAGCAACAAAAATCCCAAAATGCCTACCGGTGATGTTGAAATCATTGTTGATGCTTTTGAAGTGCTCAACGAGTCAAAAATTCCTCCTTTCACCATCGAAGACAACACCGATGGCGGTGATGAACTGCGGATGAAATATCGTTACCTCGATTTGCGGCGCAACCTCGTAAAACGCAACATGGAACTTCGTCACCGGATGGCTATTGAAACGCGCAGCTATATGGACAGCCTTAATTTTATTGAAGTTGAAACCCCGGTTCTGATAAAAAGCACTCCTGAAGGCGCCCGCGATTACGTTGTTCCTTCAAGAGTGAGCCCTGGGGAGTTTTATGCACTTCCCCAATCACCACAAACCTTTAAACAATTGCTGATGGTGGCCGGGTTCGACCGCTATTTCCAGATTGTGAAATGTTTCCGCGACGAAGACCTGCGTGCCGATAGACAGCCCGAATTCACACAGATAGACTGCGAAATGTCATTCGTTACACAGGAAGACATTTTTAACACCTTCGAAGGTTTGGTGATCCACCTTTTTGATAAGGTGAAAAACGTTAAAATTGATAAACTGCCACGTATGAGCTACGCCGATGCCATGAAAAATTATGGCAGCGATAAACCCGATATCCGTTTCGGGATGACTTTTGTTGAACTTACAGATTTGGTGAAAGGTAAGGATTTCAAGGTTTTTGATGATGCCGAACTCGTTGTTGGAATCAATGCCAAAGGTTGCGCAGAATATACCCGCAAGCAACTGGACGAACTGACCGATTTTGTTAAAAAGCCCCAGATTGGAGCCGGTGGTCTGATTTACCTTCGGTACAATACAGATGGATCATTGAAATCTTCCGTTGATAAGTTCTATTCCGCTGATGACTTGAAAAAATGGGCGGATGCATTTGATGCCAAACCCGGCGACCTTATACTCATTCTGGCAGGAGTAGCAGGAAAAACACTCAAACAACTTAATGAGCTTCGCCTTGAGATGGGCAACTGCCTTGGCCTTCGTAATCCGGAAGTTTTCATGCCCTTGTGGGTGTATGATTTCCCCTTGCTTGAGTGGGACGAAGGATCGCAACGCTTTTATGCCATGCACCATCCGTTCACTTCACCCAAACCCGAAGATATTGAGTTGCTTGATTCCAATCCGGGTGCAGTACGTGCCAATGCCTATGATATGGTTATTAACGGCGTGGAAGTCGGAGGTGGTTCAATACGAATCCACAACAAACCTTTGCAGCAGAAAATGCTGAAACTGCTTGGTTTCTCTGATGAAGATGCGCAGGCGCAATTCGGTTTCCTGATGAATGCCTTTGAATTTGGCGCCCCACCGCATGGCGGCATCGCCTTTGGTTTCGACAGGCTTTGCTCACTTTTTGGCGGCAGCGAATCCATCCGCGACTTTATTGCTTTCCCAAAAAACAACGCAGCACGTGATGTGATGATTGATTCACCTTCTCGCATCTCATCAGCACAGCTGGAAGAGTTGGGGATTAGGATAAAGTAGGCAGGAGGCAGCGGCAGCAGGAAGGGATCAAAGCCCCGAGGCACGAGGGGATTGAAGCCCTGGAATTGCACAATTATAAAAATAACTATGGAATTACCAGTTATCAAAGTAGGAAACTCAGGCGTGGAAATTGTTGAGATAGAAGATTGCATTGAATTGCGACCCTCAGCAAAACCACGTGAAAATTGGGAAGAAGCTTTCAAGCAGATGAATAGGAACAACGACGACACGTTGCTTATTGATGATGTTTTTGCTGATGAAATCTCTAAAGATTGCTGTTAAACCACTCCAACAGCATGAACAACCCAAAGCCCCCCATCGAGATCATGTCCCCAGCCGGTTCTTACGAAAGCCTGATGGCTGCTATTCAGGGAGGAGCTGATTCGGTGTATTTCGGTGTGGGAACCTTGAATATGCGGGCGCGCTCATCAATGAATTTTACGCTGGAAGATCTGGCACAAATTGCCACTATTTGCCGAGAGCACATGGTTCGCAGCTACCTTACCGTGAACACGGTGATTTATGATGAGGAAACGGCTTACATGCAAAGTGTGGTGGATGCAGCCAAAGATAATGGCATTACGGCCATCATTGCTTCGGATATTGCCGTGATGGAATACGCGCGAAGCAAAGGTGTTGAGATTCACATTTCCACACAGTGCAACATTACCAACTTACAGGCTGTGCGGTTTTATTCGCAATATGCTGATGTGATGGTGCTGGCCCGTGAATTAAGCCTGGAGCAAATAACTGCGATCACCAAAAAAATTGAAGAAGACAATATCCATGGCCCGACGGGAAAAAAAATTGTGATTGAAATCTTTGTGCATGGTGCCATGTGCATGGCGGTTTCCGGGAAATGTTACCTCAGTCAGGATATGTTCAATAAATCTGCGAACCGTGGCGAGTGCTATCAACCGTGCCGCCGCGAATACCGTATCCGCGATTTTGACGACGAGGTGGATCTGAATATTGACAACCATTTTATCATGTCGCCCAAAGACATGAAAACCATTGATTTTCTGGATAAAATTGTCGGGGCAGGGGTGAGGGTGCTTAAGATTGAAGGCCGTGGCCGTGCGCCGGAATATGTGAAAACCGTTACACAATGCTACCGCGAAGCGGCCGATGCGATCCTTGAAAGTAACTTTAATCCTGAAAAAGTTGAACAGTGGAATCATCGCTTGAACCAGGTTTATAATCGTGGATATTGGGAAGGGTATTATCTAGGCAAGACCCTTCCAGAATGGACGAATGTGTATGGTTCAAAATCAACACGAAAAAAAACTTACGTCGGCAAGATCACTAATTATTTTGCGAAAATCGGGATTGCGGAAGTTACCCTGGAAACCGGAGACCTAATAATTGGAGATGATTATGTAATCCTTGGTCCAACGACCGGAGTTTATGAAGGCAACATCACTGAAA
Encoded proteins:
- a CDS encoding S8 family peptidase, with amino-acid sequence MKNKLTLLLVVLLVAQVATTAVAQNKLTPDLVSEISKTHKSELLPINIRLVEQYDPTSKQDILQHLNQAQVRSYIVTELKSFANASQEGLLKELDALSKTGEVIQVKPLWIANVINCYATPEAITQLANRSDIERIDLDEERILIDPVEITELEYVGSKEITYNVNIMNVPQVWSLGFTGEGIVVAVLDTGVNYDHDDLEGNMWSHADFPLHGWNFINNTNNPMDYHGHGTHCAGTVAGNGNAGSQTGMAPSVKIMALQVLGSDGGGTEAGVWDGIQFAVEHGANVMSLSLGWQHAWNPDRASWRDAMDNALAAGVIASVASGNEGGGSAPSNVRTPGDVPAPWRNPDQPDTGGRSAVVTIGATDASDDLAAFSSRGPVTWQNIQPYSDYPYNPGSGLITPDVTAPGVNVKSLSHSNTSGYAVMSGTSMAAPGAAGVMALVLSKNPWLKPAQLSQVLEETALAMTPLKSNTFGAGRVDALAAIIQTNFAGPVYVSHGVNDDEGNNNGFVNPQEFIKLSLTLVNDSGLGFENVETTITTESPYVSMVSDTVSFGSFEPGETIEIADAVSFNTSGQIPGGYVMVFKVESTDGNLVWKNSFSIMAHAPNMVIGSMLIDDSAGNGNGQLDPVELVGMSFDIFSNGQMDAINPELTITVSSPFLTIHNSHFPFETMPPSSFQTVLFDAEVKDFAPIGSVIEMVCNVQYGSYIFTRTFFMRVGLEVEGFEAGNFSNYNWDFVGHQPWVVTPADPYQGSFSAKSGDIDHDQMSVILLNYDVSADDSVSFYRRVSSEPTNDFLRFYINWQLMGEWSGEVDWDKVTYPVSAGSNSFAWMYKKNTTISSGEDAAWIDVVSFPLSPVTTAWAGINATICENLILQLQAYASNFSSIEWTSSGNGSFSDPNILNPVYTPGLEDIEIGQVTLTLTVSDGEESVTDVLLLTIEELPVQPATPAGPASVDLHKITQSSYQIESITNADHYEWVLEPEEAGALSADGVQATIAWNTDFLGNATLKVIAINHCGQSEVSQELEIELFNSVGIAEINLLNMRVFPNPSEGRFIIAFDSRVKTDGFIFVSNSLGETVYSEPIAIENGHFSYSLDLSQLSQGIYNLVVYSDQGQSSTRILIFR
- the aspS gene encoding aspartate--tRNA ligase, whose product is MLRTHTCGELRITDVGTKVSLCGWVQRSRDFGGMTFLDLRDRYGITQLVFNMETNASLCIKARELGREFVITVNGVVAERSNKNPKMPTGDVEIIVDAFEVLNESKIPPFTIEDNTDGGDELRMKYRYLDLRRNLVKRNMELRHRMAIETRSYMDSLNFIEVETPVLIKSTPEGARDYVVPSRVSPGEFYALPQSPQTFKQLLMVAGFDRYFQIVKCFRDEDLRADRQPEFTQIDCEMSFVTQEDIFNTFEGLVIHLFDKVKNVKIDKLPRMSYADAMKNYGSDKPDIRFGMTFVELTDLVKGKDFKVFDDAELVVGINAKGCAEYTRKQLDELTDFVKKPQIGAGGLIYLRYNTDGSLKSSVDKFYSADDLKKWADAFDAKPGDLILILAGVAGKTLKQLNELRLEMGNCLGLRNPEVFMPLWVYDFPLLEWDEGSQRFYAMHHPFTSPKPEDIELLDSNPGAVRANAYDMVINGVEVGGGSIRIHNKPLQQKMLKLLGFSDEDAQAQFGFLMNAFEFGAPPHGGIAFGFDRLCSLFGGSESIRDFIAFPKNNAARDVMIDSPSRISSAQLEELGIRIK
- a CDS encoding U32 family peptidase; translation: MSPAGSYESLMAAIQGGADSVYFGVGTLNMRARSSMNFTLEDLAQIATICREHMVRSYLTVNTVIYDEETAYMQSVVDAAKDNGITAIIASDIAVMEYARSKGVEIHISTQCNITNLQAVRFYSQYADVMVLARELSLEQITAITKKIEEDNIHGPTGKKIVIEIFVHGAMCMAVSGKCYLSQDMFNKSANRGECYQPCRREYRIRDFDDEVDLNIDNHFIMSPKDMKTIDFLDKIVGAGVRVLKIEGRGRAPEYVKTVTQCYREAADAILESNFNPEKVEQWNHRLNQVYNRGYWEGYYLGKTLPEWTNVYGSKSTRKKTYVGKITNYFAKIGIAEVTLETGDLIIGDDYVILGPTTGVYEGNITEIRVDEKIVEKTFKGEICSIPVKETVRRSDKLYKITDR
- a CDS encoding aminopeptidase translates to MLRTHLITALLLALVFSTTQALAQEDTATEKNKGYVFTDEIRLPATPVKNQFRSGTCWSFGTHALIESELLRMGIGEIPLSEMFVVRHTYTAKAERYVRLNGSLNFAAGGALPDPFWVMANFGVVSEEAYAGKVIGEENHVHGEMDAVLKAYVDAVIKNPNRKLTPVWKDGFNGLLDAYLGSYPEEFTFKGKTYTPKSFAEMLGVKADDFVQLTSFTHHPFYTDFILEVPDNWNWEKAWNLPVDELMEVIDGALANGYTVVWASDISEKGFSHRNGVAIVPETDPGVLDGMERGRWEKLTQKEKDDMLYSFKEPIQEKKITQEDRQTGFDNFTTTDDHAMHIIGTARDQNGNKYYIVKNSWGTDNNPYGGYLYASETFVRYKTISLMVNKNAMSRKIRGKLGL
- a CDS encoding AbrB/MazE/SpoVT family DNA-binding domain-containing protein, whose protein sequence is MELPVIKVGNSGVEIVEIEDCIELRPSAKPRENWEEAFKQMNRNNDDTLLIDDVFADEISKDCC